One Rhizobium sp. NRK18 genomic window carries:
- a CDS encoding hydrogen peroxide-inducible genes activator, translating to MLTLRQMRYFEALASTGHFGRAAELVHVSQPALSAQIAEMEKELGMPLVERRRGATILTREGEDLLPQIRQILAMTEELHGRARRRRGVLEGRIRIGIIPTVAPYLVPRLIPHLREHHPAIEIELKEAVTDRLIGELLEGKVDVMVAALPVDDERLDTMALFADRFFMAVASNDTDVLMSPLTETEIDADRLLLLEEGHCLRDQALAVCTMAGKRSLVNFGATSMATLLQMVSHNMGMTLIPEMAIETETGRNDIRIIPFAAPQPARQIGLAWRHRGASRADVEALAEAIRTCSDGKSA from the coding sequence ATGCTGACACTCAGGCAAATGCGCTATTTCGAGGCCCTGGCCAGTACCGGACATTTCGGCCGGGCGGCCGAACTCGTGCATGTCAGTCAGCCTGCCCTCTCGGCACAGATCGCCGAAATGGAGAAGGAACTGGGCATGCCGCTGGTCGAACGGCGGCGGGGCGCGACCATCCTGACGCGCGAGGGCGAAGACCTCCTGCCGCAGATCCGCCAGATCCTGGCCATGACCGAAGAGCTGCACGGACGGGCGCGGCGGCGGCGGGGCGTGCTCGAAGGCCGCATCCGCATCGGCATCATTCCGACGGTGGCGCCCTATCTGGTGCCGCGATTGATCCCGCACCTGCGCGAGCACCATCCGGCGATCGAGATCGAGCTGAAGGAAGCGGTCACGGACCGGCTGATCGGCGAACTGCTGGAGGGCAAGGTGGACGTGATGGTCGCCGCCCTGCCCGTCGATGACGAACGGCTGGACACGATGGCGCTCTTTGCCGACCGGTTCTTCATGGCGGTGGCCAGCAACGACACGGACGTGCTCATGTCGCCGCTGACGGAAACGGAGATCGACGCCGACAGGCTGCTCCTTCTGGAGGAAGGCCATTGCCTGCGCGACCAGGCGCTGGCGGTCTGCACGATGGCGGGCAAGCGCAGCCTCGTGAATTTCGGGGCAACCTCGATGGCGACACTCCTGCAGATGGTGTCCCACAACATGGGCATGACGCTCATTCCGGAAATGGCGATCGAAACCGAGACCGGCCGCAACGACATCCGCATCATTCCCTTTGCGGCCCCGCAACCGGCGCGGCAGATCGGCCTTGCCTGGCGGCACCGAGGCGCCTCGCGCGCCGATGTCGAGGCGCTTGCCGAGGCGATCCGCACGTGCAGCGACGGGAAAAGCGCCTGA
- the katG gene encoding catalase/peroxidase HPI, whose amino-acid sequence MDAKVGKCPVMHGGNTETGKSVMDWWPNALNLDILHQHDTKTNPLGKDFNYREAVKTLDYDALKQDLHALMTDSQEWWPADWGHYGGFMIRMAWHSAGSYRLADGRGGGGTGNQRFAPLNSWPDNASLDKARRLLWPIKKKYGNKLSWADLMILAGNVAYESMGLKTFGFAYGREDIWHPEIDVYWGAEKEWLAPSDERYESVENPATMENPLAAVQMGLIYVNPEGVNGKSDPLKTAAQMRETFARMAMNDEETVALTAGGHTVGKTHGNGDAAALGREPEAADVVDQGMGWSNPNMGGKAANAVTSGLEGAWTTNPTKFDMGFFDMLFGHDWELRKSPAGANQWEPINIREEDKPLDASDPTKRRNPMMTDADMALKVDPAYNAICQKFMADPEYFKDTFARAWFKLTHRDMGPKARYIGPEVPAEDLIWQDPIPAGSTSYDVEALKAKIAASGLSLVDMVTTAWDSARTYRGSDMRGGANGARIRLAPQKDWEGNEPARLARVLSVLEPIASEAGASVADVIVLAGNVGVEQAAKAAGYEVKLPFSPGRGDATDEMTDADSFAPLEPLADGFRNYLKKNYAVSPEELMLDRSQLMGLTAHEMTVLVGGMRVMGANYAGSTHGVFTDNVGALTTDFFVNLTDMAYTWNPVEGGYYEIRDRKTGEVKWTATRMDLVFGSNSILRAYAEVYAQDDNKEKFVRDFAAAWTKVMNADRFDLVD is encoded by the coding sequence ATGGATGCCAAAGTAGGCAAATGTCCCGTGATGCACGGCGGCAATACGGAAACCGGCAAGTCGGTCATGGACTGGTGGCCGAATGCCCTCAACCTCGACATTCTTCACCAGCACGATACCAAGACCAATCCGCTCGGCAAGGACTTCAACTACCGCGAAGCCGTCAAGACGCTGGACTATGATGCGCTGAAGCAGGATCTCCATGCGCTGATGACCGACAGCCAGGAATGGTGGCCGGCCGACTGGGGTCACTACGGCGGCTTCATGATCCGCATGGCCTGGCACTCCGCCGGCTCCTACCGTCTGGCCGATGGCCGTGGCGGCGGCGGCACGGGCAACCAGCGTTTCGCTCCGCTCAACTCCTGGCCGGACAATGCCAGCCTCGACAAGGCCCGCCGCCTGCTGTGGCCGATCAAGAAGAAGTACGGCAACAAGCTCTCCTGGGCCGACCTGATGATCCTGGCCGGCAATGTCGCCTACGAATCCATGGGCCTGAAGACCTTCGGCTTCGCCTACGGCCGCGAAGACATCTGGCATCCGGAAATCGACGTCTACTGGGGCGCGGAAAAGGAATGGCTGGCCCCGTCCGACGAGCGCTATGAAAGCGTCGAAAACCCGGCGACGATGGAAAACCCGCTAGCCGCCGTCCAGATGGGCCTCATCTACGTCAACCCGGAAGGCGTGAACGGCAAGTCCGATCCGCTGAAGACGGCTGCCCAGATGCGCGAGACTTTCGCCCGCATGGCGATGAACGACGAGGAAACCGTAGCGCTGACCGCCGGCGGCCACACCGTCGGCAAGACCCATGGCAATGGCGACGCGGCCGCCCTAGGTCGCGAGCCGGAAGCAGCCGACGTCGTCGATCAGGGCATGGGCTGGAGCAACCCGAACATGGGCGGCAAGGCAGCCAATGCCGTGACCTCCGGTCTCGAGGGTGCCTGGACCACCAACCCGACCAAGTTCGACATGGGCTTCTTCGACATGCTGTTCGGCCATGACTGGGAACTGCGCAAGAGCCCGGCCGGCGCCAACCAGTGGGAGCCGATCAACATCCGCGAGGAAGACAAGCCCCTCGACGCCTCCGACCCGACCAAGCGCCGCAATCCGATGATGACGGACGCCGACATGGCCCTCAAGGTCGATCCGGCCTACAACGCCATCTGCCAGAAGTTCATGGCCGATCCGGAATATTTCAAGGATACGTTTGCCCGCGCCTGGTTCAAGCTGACCCACCGCGACATGGGTCCGAAGGCCCGCTACATCGGCCCGGAAGTTCCCGCCGAAGACCTGATCTGGCAGGATCCGATCCCGGCCGGCTCCACCTCCTATGATGTCGAAGCCCTCAAGGCGAAGATTGCCGCCTCCGGTCTTTCGCTCGTCGACATGGTGACGACGGCCTGGGATTCCGCCCGCACCTATCGCGGGTCGGACATGCGCGGCGGCGCCAACGGTGCCCGCATCCGTCTCGCCCCGCAGAAGGATTGGGAAGGCAACGAGCCGGCCCGTCTCGCCCGGGTGCTCTCCGTTCTGGAGCCGATCGCCAGCGAAGCGGGCGCATCGGTCGCCGACGTCATCGTACTCGCCGGCAATGTCGGTGTCGAGCAGGCCGCCAAGGCCGCCGGCTACGAGGTCAAGCTGCCGTTCTCTCCGGGTCGCGGCGACGCCACCGACGAAATGACGGATGCCGACTCCTTCGCGCCGCTGGAGCCGCTGGCCGATGGCTTCCGCAATTACCTGAAGAAGAACTACGCCGTCAGCCCCGAAGAGCTGATGCTCGACCGCAGCCAGCTGATGGGTCTCACCGCTCATGAGATGACGGTTCTGGTCGGCGGCATGCGTGTCATGGGCGCCAACTATGCCGGCTCGACGCATGGCGTCTTCACTGACAATGTCGGCGCGCTGACGACCGACTTCTTCGTCAACCTCACCGACATGGCTTACACCTGGAACCCGGTCGAAGGCGGATACTACGAGATCCGCGATCGCAAGACCGGCGAAGTCAAGTGGACGGCGACGCGCATGGACCTCGTCTTCGGGTCCAACTCCATCCTGCGTGCCTATGCCGAAGTCTATGCCCAGGACGACAACAAGGAGAAGTTCGTCCGCGACTTCGCCGCCGCCTGGACGAAGGTCATGAACGCCGATCGCTTCGATCTGGTCGACTGA